A window of the Candidatus Omnitrophota bacterium genome harbors these coding sequences:
- a CDS encoding endonuclease V → MKIKTEGKILCFAKDIKQAHEIQLRMKDKIARRNMIDYQSADLIAGCDVAYKGGRAKSAVTVYSKKQKKFVEDVTSDVLCKFPYVPGFLAFREAPSLIASLEKLKSDPDIFIFDGQGLAHPFHMGLATHMGIVLDKPSVGCAKSRLYGIAEEPPLIKGSYTFIKERTGELLGICFRSRKSVKPLWLSIGWGVDIPLVLETVSETMGKYKLPEIMRRADKLSKFEKATPKLKVRRGATADSEVPTSSRAMEDK, encoded by the coding sequence ATGAAAATTAAGACTGAGGGAAAAATCCTCTGTTTCGCGAAAGATATAAAACAGGCGCACGAAATACAGCTGCGCATGAAAGATAAAATAGCGCGCAGAAATATGATAGATTACCAAAGCGCCGATTTAATAGCGGGTTGTGATGTCGCCTATAAAGGCGGCCGCGCGAAATCCGCGGTGACGGTTTATTCAAAGAAGCAGAAGAAGTTTGTCGAAGATGTCACCTCGGATGTGCTCTGCAAATTTCCCTATGTGCCGGGTTTTCTCGCTTTTCGCGAAGCCCCGTCTCTGATCGCGTCCCTTGAAAAACTCAAAAGTGACCCTGATATTTTTATTTTTGACGGCCAGGGGCTGGCACATCCTTTTCACATGGGCCTTGCCACACATATGGGTATTGTGCTCGACAAACCCAGTGTCGGCTGCGCCAAGAGCAGGCTTTACGGCATAGCCGAAGAGCCCCCGCTCATTAAAGGTTCATACACTTTTATAAAAGAGAGAACGGGAGAGCTCCTGGGAATTTGTTTCCGCTCGAGAAAAAGCGTTAAGCCCCTCTGGCTTTCCATCGGATGGGGCGTTGATATTCCCCTTGTGCTGGAAACGGTCTCGGAGACCATGGGAAAATATAAGCTGCCGGAGATAATGAGGCGCGCCGATAAGCTGAGCAAATTTGAGAAAGCCACGCCTAAGCTGAAAGTGCGCCGGGGCGCAACGGCGGACTCGGAAGTCCCCACCTCATCACGCGCGATGGAGGATAAATGA
- a CDS encoding transketolase family protein, with translation MKKTELPEIDFDKPKLESTREGYAKGLVKSGEKNPDVVALGGDITSSTKVSLFKEKFPDRFLSMGIAEQNMAATACGLALAGKVPFFSTYGVFASGRCWDQIRTSICYGDANVKIGGAHGGVSVGPDGATHQALEEVAIMRCIPNMQVIVPCDVHETEKATLWAAENKGPVYIRFGRDAMPIITDEKTPFNFGKIAKYKEGTDVSIIACGPLVFDSLKAAFMLEKEGISVAVYNLSTIKPMDVEGVLEASKTGAVVTAEEAQVMGGMGSAVAESLVKTNPVPMEFVGVQDRFGESGEARELMHVFNVTHKDVFAAVKKVLARKK, from the coding sequence ATGAAAAAAACAGAACTTCCGGAAATAGATTTTGACAAACCAAAGCTGGAATCAACGCGCGAGGGTTATGCAAAAGGCCTGGTGAAATCCGGAGAAAAAAACCCGGATGTAGTCGCGCTCGGCGGAGATATCACTTCATCCACAAAGGTGTCGCTGTTTAAGGAAAAATTCCCGGATAGATTTTTGTCCATGGGTATAGCCGAGCAGAACATGGCGGCCACCGCCTGCGGACTTGCTCTGGCCGGCAAGGTGCCGTTTTTCTCGACCTACGGCGTTTTTGCATCGGGCAGATGCTGGGATCAGATCAGGACATCCATATGTTATGGTGATGCCAATGTGAAAATAGGCGGAGCTCACGGTGGCGTTTCAGTCGGGCCCGACGGCGCGACACATCAGGCGCTTGAGGAAGTGGCGATAATGCGTTGTATACCCAACATGCAGGTGATAGTGCCCTGCGATGTTCATGAAACCGAAAAAGCGACGCTTTGGGCGGCCGAGAACAAGGGCCCCGTTTACATAAGGTTCGGCCGTGACGCAATGCCCATAATCACGGATGAGAAAACGCCTTTCAACTTCGGTAAAATAGCCAAATACAAAGAAGGAACGGATGTGTCCATAATCGCCTGCGGCCCGCTGGTGTTTGATTCGCTGAAAGCGGCTTTTATGCTTGAAAAAGAAGGGATTTCCGTCGCCGTTTATAATCTTTCCACGATCAAGCCCATGGATGTGGAAGGTGTGCTTGAAGCTTCAAAGACAGGCGCCGTCGTTACGGCGGAAGAAGCGCAGGTCATGGGCGGGATGGGTTCGGCCGTGGCGGAAAGCCTGGTGAAAACAAATCCTGTACCTATGGAATTTGTCGGTGTTCAGGACAGGTTCGGCGAATCCGGCGAAGCCCGCGAGCTCATGCATGTTTTCAATGTGACGCACAAAGATGTTTTCGCGGCTGTCAAAAAAGTTCTGGCCAGAAAAAAGTAA
- a CDS encoding response regulator → MAKILVVDDDSKIQMVIRIMLQKKGYDVRCASSGIEAFQEIPEYRPDLILLDVMMPGMDGYEVCRKLKSSESTKDLPVIMLTALGMGEDFEKAIENGADWYIVKPFNSRQLLSRVSMLLDGEKPAEEKTGEDNNEEEKTGEEDNGN, encoded by the coding sequence ATGGCTAAGATTCTAGTGGTTGACGACGACAGCAAAATTCAGATGGTGATACGCATCATGCTGCAGAAAAAAGGTTATGACGTCAGGTGCGCGTCATCCGGCATTGAGGCTTTTCAGGAAATACCCGAATACAGGCCGGATCTTATCCTGCTGGATGTTATGATGCCCGGAATGGACGGCTATGAAGTGTGCCGGAAACTCAAATCTTCGGAAAGCACAAAAGATCTTCCCGTAATAATGCTCACGGCGCTGGGCATGGGTGAGGATTTCGAGAAAGCCATTGAAAATGGGGCCGACTGGTACATAGTGAAGCCTTTTAACTCAAGGCAGCTGCTTTCAAGAGTGTCAATGCTTCTGGACGGAGAGAAACCGGCCGAAGAAAAAACCGGGGAAGATAATAACGAAGAAGAAAAAACGGGGGAGGAAGATAATGGAAATTAG
- the amrB gene encoding AmmeMemoRadiSam system protein B encodes MRKTLFLFAVAALIFFGCGARVEKKIRNAVCRGSWYPPDKDTIASRLEKYTAVQVSTGGVSVPIPFNGTVIGLILPHAGWVYCESVAAEAVKLIRGKTFNDVILIGPSHREAFSGIAIDDSEAWETPFGLRRVNVEIANKINVLKQAAFNGKIHKKEHSLEVVLPYLEAALGDFSLTPVIVGQSFEDSSALARRIAALYKEAEGPLSLPGRKASKGGMLFVASSDMSHYLTYEQANVMDRSCLAYIKNFNSEGLKTALQSGEVQLCGANAVLAVMEASRLAGANAVRVLKYANSGDTTGDKSRVVGYGAVCFYRKGVGMLNSDEKKALLNIARKTVEQYASTGRVPDFNIESERLKEVQGAFVTLRKGEMLRGCIGNIVGAKPLWETVRDMAVEASSRDPRFPRVTKDELRDIKIEISVLTPPQRVAADDVVLGRDGVIVRRGARQGVYLPQVADETGWSREEFMNSLCKHKAGLEEEAWKDDDTDIFTFQADVFSQ; translated from the coding sequence ATGAGAAAAACACTGTTTTTATTTGCCGTAGCGGCGCTGATTTTTTTCGGCTGCGGAGCGCGCGTCGAGAAAAAGATCAGGAACGCCGTTTGCAGAGGTTCGTGGTATCCCCCGGACAAAGACACTATCGCGAGCCGGCTTGAGAAATATACCGCCGTGCAGGTTTCTACCGGCGGTGTTTCTGTGCCCATTCCCTTTAACGGTACCGTTATAGGCCTTATTCTGCCGCACGCCGGCTGGGTTTATTGCGAATCTGTCGCCGCGGAAGCGGTCAAACTTATTAGAGGGAAGACATTCAATGATGTTATCCTTATCGGCCCCTCACACAGGGAAGCTTTTAGCGGCATAGCCATAGATGATTCTGAGGCCTGGGAAACCCCGTTTGGCCTCAGGCGCGTTAATGTGGAGATCGCGAATAAGATCAATGTTCTCAAGCAGGCCGCGTTTAATGGGAAAATCCATAAGAAGGAGCACTCCCTTGAAGTCGTTCTTCCTTATCTAGAAGCGGCTCTCGGGGATTTTTCATTAACGCCTGTCATCGTGGGCCAGAGTTTTGAAGATTCCTCCGCCCTGGCCCGTCGAATTGCCGCGCTCTACAAGGAGGCGGAAGGCCCCTTGTCCCTGCCTGGCCGGAAGGCGTCGAAGGGGGGGATGCTTTTCGTCGCGTCAAGCGATATGAGCCATTACCTGACTTATGAACAGGCGAATGTTATGGATCGGAGCTGTCTTGCGTATATAAAAAATTTTAATAGCGAAGGTTTGAAGACGGCGCTTCAAAGCGGTGAGGTTCAGCTGTGCGGAGCCAACGCTGTGCTGGCTGTGATGGAGGCCTCGCGGCTGGCGGGCGCCAATGCCGTCAGGGTACTTAAATACGCGAATTCGGGTGATACCACGGGCGATAAATCCCGCGTTGTAGGTTACGGCGCGGTTTGTTTTTACAGAAAGGGGGTGGGGATGCTGAACAGTGATGAAAAAAAAGCTCTTTTGAATATTGCCAGAAAAACGGTTGAGCAGTATGCTTCAACCGGCAGGGTGCCTGACTTTAATATTGAATCGGAAAGGCTGAAAGAAGTGCAGGGGGCCTTTGTCACTCTGCGGAAAGGGGAAATGCTGAGGGGCTGTATCGGAAACATTGTGGGCGCGAAGCCGCTATGGGAGACCGTCAGAGACATGGCGGTGGAAGCCTCATCCCGCGATCCGCGATTTCCGCGTGTGACAAAAGATGAGCTGCGGGATATAAAAATAGAGATATCCGTTTTGACACCGCCCCAGAGAGTGGCGGCGGATGATGTTGTTCTCGGCCGTGACGGCGTTATAGTCCGGCGGGGCGCGAGGCAGGGAGTGTATCTGCCGCAGGTGGCCGATGAGACGGGCTGGAGCAGGGAAGAATTCATGAATTCCCTCTGTAAGCACAAGGCCGGTTTGGAGGAGGAGGCGTGGAAAGACGATGACACAGATATTTTTACATTTCAGGCGGATGTTTTTTCCCAGTAG
- a CDS encoding ABC transporter ATP-binding protein, translated as MRGNSDAFRAILEIKNLSVVYNHRTLGRVYALSNVSMDVRPGEALGIAGESGSGKSTLLKSILRLFNPGETAAVSGEILYLGRDVMKMDKDALLALRRGGIYMIFQHPYSAFNPVIKIGRQLDETIRLHGSRREAPELLEACGLDGRIPDLFPHNLSGGQLQRLQFAMALASGARILLADEPTTSLDAVSQFEIIELIKTLLEKESLTLLFVSHDLSLIRYLTDRAVIFYGGTLIEDSPCPDLFKHPLHPYTDALIRCIPQPDREPGIIPGDPPDLSNPPAGCPFFPRCSRACDICLGPVPLMRTSHKVRCFNAGPFTEF; from the coding sequence ATGAGGGGAAACAGCGACGCTTTCCGCGCGATCCTTGAGATAAAAAATCTTTCCGTTGTCTATAATCACAGAACGCTGGGCCGGGTCTATGCTCTTTCAAACGTGTCAATGGATGTGCGACCGGGCGAGGCGCTCGGCATTGCCGGCGAATCGGGATCGGGTAAATCGACGCTGCTGAAAAGCATATTGCGTTTGTTCAATCCCGGGGAAACAGCGGCCGTCTCGGGGGAAATCCTGTATCTCGGCAGGGATGTTATGAAAATGGATAAGGATGCGCTTCTGGCGCTTCGCCGGGGCGGAATTTATATGATATTCCAGCATCCATACTCGGCCTTCAATCCTGTTATCAAAATAGGCCGTCAGCTTGATGAGACCATCCGTCTGCACGGTTCCAGGCGAGAGGCCCCGGAGCTGCTCGAGGCCTGCGGCCTTGACGGAAGAATCCCCGATTTGTTCCCGCACAATCTTTCAGGCGGGCAGCTCCAGCGCCTGCAGTTCGCTATGGCGCTGGCCTCGGGCGCGCGCATTCTTCTGGCGGATGAGCCCACGACTTCTCTTGACGCTGTTTCACAGTTTGAAATAATAGAGCTGATCAAAACGCTGCTTGAAAAAGAATCTCTGACGCTGCTTTTTGTTTCCCATGACCTTTCGCTGATCAGATATCTCACGGATCGTGCCGTTATTTTTTACGGTGGGACGCTCATTGAAGATTCTCCCTGCCCAGATCTGTTCAAACACCCCCTGCATCCCTACACGGACGCCCTTATCAGATGTATTCCCCAGCCGGATCGCGAGCCCGGAATTATTCCTGGCGATCCGCCCGATTTATCAAATCCGCCAGCCGGATGCCCGTTTTTCCCGAGGTGTTCTAGGGCCTGTGATATTTGTCTTGGCCCTGTTCCGCTCATGAGAACATCCCACAAGGTGAGATGTTTTAACGCGGGGCCTTTCACGGAGTTTTGA
- the amrB gene encoding AmmeMemoRadiSam system protein B has protein sequence MIRKAVFAGSFYPGDKKELENMIDGFLASARKNLKARQCPPSATADFQRRTFCRGLIAPHAGYVYSGQTQAYSYSALIPERVVILGVNHTGSGGPISLFGDGAWVVPNGTAECDVEFARTLAGKIPSLAADVSSHMREHSIEVQIPFLLRRNPRVKIVPISMYDYSVDTARALGKALAETVKIFPGTLIAASSDFTHCGPGYGQLPPKGMSAADWAKKQDALAEKKILALDAAGLFETVHDNGISMCGLGPVMALIFALQDSSAEKLYYDTSSSVSGDYLSAVGYASYAFR, from the coding sequence ATGATACGGAAAGCCGTTTTCGCGGGGAGTTTTTATCCCGGTGATAAAAAAGAACTTGAGAATATGATAGACGGTTTTTTGGCCTCAGCCCGGAAAAATTTGAAAGCCCGGCAATGCCCGCCATCCGCCACGGCAGACTTTCAGCGGCGGACATTCTGCCGCGGCCTGATAGCTCCTCATGCGGGCTATGTATATTCAGGACAGACACAGGCCTATTCCTACAGCGCTCTTATCCCTGAAAGAGTGGTTATTCTCGGAGTTAATCACACCGGATCCGGCGGGCCTATCTCTTTATTCGGCGACGGCGCATGGGTCGTTCCAAACGGTACGGCTGAATGCGATGTTGAATTTGCCCGGACGCTTGCCGGGAAGATCCCGTCTCTTGCCGCCGATGTTTCTTCCCACATGAGAGAGCACTCGATAGAGGTGCAGATACCGTTCCTTTTGAGGCGTAACCCGCGGGTTAAAATAGTGCCTATCTCCATGTATGATTACAGCGTTGACACCGCGCGGGCTCTCGGAAAAGCTTTGGCCGAAACAGTTAAGATCTTTCCGGGCACGCTTATCGCGGCCTCTTCCGATTTCACGCACTGCGGTCCCGGTTACGGCCAGCTCCCGCCGAAGGGCATGAGCGCCGCGGATTGGGCGAAAAAACAGGATGCTCTCGCTGAAAAAAAAATACTTGCTCTGGATGCAGCGGGACTTTTTGAGACCGTTCATGACAACGGGATAAGCATGTGCGGCCTGGGGCCGGTGATGGCGCTCATATTCGCGCTTCAGGATTCGTCGGCGGAAAAACTTTATTATGACACATCGTCATCCGTCTCCGGCGATTATCTTTCCGCTGTAGGTTATGCCTCTTACGCTTTCAGATGA
- a CDS encoding transketolase, translating into MMEIRQLEKKAWLIRKDIIKMISAAGSGHPGGSLSAADLMTVLYFDEMNIDPAKPDKKDRDYFVLSKGHVCPALYAALAHRGYFDTKELITLRKLGSRLQGHPGVNKGLPGLEASTGSLGQGLSVAGGMALAFKLDGKPNRAYCMLGDGELDEGSVWEAAMSSAHYKLSNLCAMVDNNGLQIDGAVEDVMNINPIPEKWKAFGWNVIQIDGHSVKEIKEAFAKARECKDAPSVIIAKTIKGKGVSFMENIAGWHGVAPNPEQEKAALAELDEKEKLWEKIK; encoded by the coding sequence ATAATGGAAATTAGGCAATTGGAAAAAAAGGCATGGCTTATAAGGAAGGACATAATAAAGATGATCTCCGCTGCTGGCAGCGGCCATCCCGGCGGTTCACTTTCGGCCGCCGATCTGATGACGGTCCTTTATTTTGACGAGATGAACATAGATCCCGCGAAACCCGATAAAAAAGACCGGGATTATTTTGTCCTTTCAAAAGGACATGTGTGCCCCGCTCTTTACGCGGCGCTGGCGCACAGGGGATATTTTGATACGAAAGAACTTATCACTTTGAGAAAACTCGGGTCGCGCCTTCAGGGGCATCCCGGCGTGAACAAGGGCCTTCCGGGCCTTGAGGCCTCCACGGGTTCTCTCGGACAGGGGCTGTCCGTTGCCGGAGGCATGGCGCTGGCTTTCAAGCTTGACGGAAAACCCAACAGGGCATATTGTATGCTGGGCGATGGGGAGCTCGACGAAGGAAGCGTTTGGGAAGCGGCGATGTCGTCGGCGCATTATAAGTTAAGCAATCTTTGCGCCATGGTTGATAACAATGGCCTTCAGATAGACGGGGCGGTGGAAGATGTGATGAACATCAACCCTATTCCTGAAAAATGGAAAGCTTTCGGCTGGAATGTGATTCAGATAGACGGCCATTCCGTGAAAGAAATCAAGGAAGCTTTCGCGAAAGCCAGGGAATGTAAGGACGCGCCGAGCGTGATAATAGCCAAAACCATCAAGGGCAAAGGCGTGTCTTTCATGGAAAATATCGCCGGATGGCATGGCGTCGCGCCGAATCCGGAGCAGGAAAAAGCGGCACTTGCGGAACTGGACGAGAAAGAAAAATTGTGGGAGAAAATAAAATGA
- a CDS encoding response regulator gives MAVIARKDKPPLVLIIDSDKEVVKLLRVYLTDEGFRTSEAYDGIRGVLHALNDNPDLIITELNLGRLSGYELIKRLQTVSRRTAQVPVLILSAKALSPQERTGLVELEPNVVEFVPKPITHGAFMVKVHKILGTGMSEKEVLEKLERPRHLSSGEKSIG, from the coding sequence ATGGCGGTGATAGCAAGAAAAGATAAACCCCCGCTGGTGCTTATAATCGACAGTGACAAGGAGGTCGTGAAGCTGCTGAGAGTATATCTCACCGATGAGGGTTTCAGGACATCGGAGGCTTATGACGGTATAAGGGGTGTTCTCCATGCCCTCAACGACAATCCCGATCTGATCATCACGGAGCTGAATCTCGGACGGCTCTCCGGTTACGAGCTCATAAAAAGACTGCAAACGGTTTCCCGCCGGACCGCGCAGGTGCCTGTGCTGATTCTTTCGGCCAAGGCACTTTCTCCCCAGGAGCGGACGGGCCTTGTCGAGCTGGAGCCGAATGTTGTTGAGTTTGTGCCAAAACCTATAACGCACGGAGCCTTTATGGTTAAAGTTCATAAGATACTTGGTACGGGAATGAGCGAAAAAGAAGTTCTTGAAAAACTGGAGAGGCCCAGGCATCTCAGTTCGGGGGAAAAGAGCATAGGCTGA